Genomic DNA from Ferroacidibacillus organovorans:
CAAATGGCTCTCGTCCATGATGACCACTGGACTTAGATTATGGATACCGCGCATGAGTTCAATCTCACGATGCAATTGGCGTTTGGCGTCTCCACGATAAAACTTCGCCTCATATCCGAGTTGCTCTAACATCCCTTTGTAGAAATGACGAGGCGTTAGCTTTGAGTCTGACAGATACAAAATCTTGAACTTGGAGTTCTCAAGTGCGTCTGAGAACCGACGAATGGTCGTCGTCTTACCTGTCCCGCAATCTCCTGTGACTACGGCGAACCACTGTCGTTCTGCCGCATATTTGAGCCTGCCCAAAATATCCTCGATTCCTTGTGGCATGTATAGTTGGTCTGTCGGGATGTCACGGGAAAAGGGGGTGTGGATAAACTCGTAGAACGACTCAAACACTCCCTTCACCATCTTTCCAAACGCTGTCATAGCGTACGGCCGGGGTAATTTGGTCGATTCTGTCTTTATGCTTGTCCGCTGCTGCGGCAAGGAGCCGGGAGGAGTCTGCAGGAATGGTTCCAAGGTGTTCAGGCATAGAGGGACGCCTGCCTGAGCGTTCACCAATGACCAGCTCTCTTGCTGTCCATGGTTCATGGTTTGGATACTCAATCGTGAGTATCATCGTGTCAGTCGGGTCATACACAACATCGACTGTCCTGCCGATGAACGACAAGCCTACCTCGTACTTCTTACCCTGAAAACTGATGCATCCAGCCTTATCAACCTTACGCGTCTCCATGTGCAGGAAGGCGTTTGCCATAACCTCTGTACTCACGAACCGCAGTGGTTTCGGGTCACATTGATACGCCATTTGTGGACTTGTATTTTCACCGAGTGCAGAATGTGGTTTGTTCTGGTAGCATTCACTGAGCCAAACCTGAAACAATTCATTGAGTCGGTCGAGCGTTTGTTCTTTCTCCAGTGCAAACTCCGCAAGAAATGAATCGACCGTTTGATTCAGCCGTTCAATTTTTCCCTTACTTTCAGCTGCATAGGGTGCCGTATAGAGAAGACGTATGCCAAGCTTGGAACAAGTCCTAATCATCCACTTGTTGCGAAATTGCTTGCCGTTATCGAAATATACAGCTTCTGGCACCCCATATTTCTGCATCACTTGCCGCATGCAGTCGATGACAATGCACTTGTCAAGTGTCGCATAGAACGCTGCATGCAGAACATACCGCGTGGCGTCATCGATGAAGGCAACCAGGTAGGCCTGCACCTTTGTACCGCTGTTTCCAACAAAAACGTAGGGCCCAAACTTGATATCACTTTGGAACAATTGGTTGCGATGTTTCTTTTGGAATCGTCGAGCCGCAACGCCAGACTGGGTATACATCCGCATCTGCCTGGAACTATATCCTCGCTGTGCAAACCTCTCCTGCAACGTGCTACGCTTGATTTGCCCTTTCTTCGCTTTGCCTTCCCATTCTAAGATCTGAATAATTTGCGACACGCTTCGGCTTGGCACCTCTCTGCGTAGCCCAATCGCCGCGTCCAAGAGTTCGTCTGAAACGGACATACATAGATTCGTACGACCTTTCCCCTTAGGTTTGAGTCCGCCGAACCCATCTTGGTGATATTCCTTCAGATAACGCCGCAAGGTTCGTTCCGATAACCCTGTTTGTACACAGAGCTGGGCCTTCATCTCCCTCAGCTTCGCTGGATCCAAGCCATCCTCGAGCAGTGGAGATAATAGTTGAAACCTCGCTACCGCAATTTCTTCCGCCTTCTTCCCATCTTTCACGTCTAAGCCCTCCTTTTAGTAGACCTAGGATGACTGTAGACTGGGTTCATGCGGACAGACATGCAGAACGGGTATGTACCCACAAATGTGTATTTGCAATCGGCCGGACA
This window encodes:
- a CDS encoding ExeA family protein, translated to MFESFYEFIHTPFSRDIPTDQLYMPQGIEDILGRLKYAAERQWFAVVTGDCGTGKTTTIRRFSDALENSKFKILYLSDSKLTPRHFYKGMLEQLGYEAKFYRGDAKRQLHREIELMRGIHNLSPVVIMDESHLLDREMLEELRFLLNFKMDSQSPMALILVGQNELWDRLNLQAYAAIRQRIDLQCRLHYYDRAQVGQYIEQHLNYAGAEQTIFSEKSIDEIYRFSTGAPRLVNKICTHCLMYGAQNRQRIIDDHIVNRVIQGELS
- a CDS encoding DDE-type integrase/transposase/recombinase, with translation MKDGKKAEEIAVARFQLLSPLLEDGLDPAKLREMKAQLCVQTGLSERTLRRYLKEYHQDGFGGLKPKGKGRTNLCMSVSDELLDAAIGLRREVPSRSVSQIIQILEWEGKAKKGQIKRSTLQERFAQRGYSSRQMRMYTQSGVAARRFQKKHRNQLFQSDIKFGPYVFVGNSGTKVQAYLVAFIDDATRYVLHAAFYATLDKCIVIDCMRQVMQKYGVPEAVYFDNGKQFRNKWMIRTCSKLGIRLLYTAPYAAESKGKIERLNQTVDSFLAEFALEKEQTLDRLNELFQVWLSECYQNKPHSALGENTSPQMAYQCDPKPLRFVSTEVMANAFLHMETRKVDKAGCISFQGKKYEVGLSFIGRTVDVVYDPTDTMILTIEYPNHEPWTARELVIGERSGRRPSMPEHLGTIPADSSRLLAAAADKHKDRIDQITPAVRYDSVWKDGEGSV